A region from the Myxococcus stipitatus genome encodes:
- a CDS encoding TonB-dependent receptor plug domain-containing protein encodes MRLPPWHRPSLLLMLLAGAPPALAQWEDVPPPAAARPPSPTPPTEGTAESVPLEEDSDVHSQVASFAITKLRDSPAVVTSMTSEEIRNSGARDLMDLLLQIPGFFFGVDTQGAVGPGFRGLWGYEGKVLLVVDGKELNEQLYSTMQLGNEIPVELIERIEVVRGPGSVIYGGNAELAVINVITRGVQGSTDLMFSGTYGQLESVNGHRSVTLSGRKVFESAPGLSVFASASLGQAQRSDAQFQDFFGNTVDMGGNTRLDPTTVQAGVGYKDLQLSVLYQRFNTSAIVAYDEVLEAPAKTDFESFHAELSNRFRPSDRIEIIPRFNLTISEPFRDADQASEYYYQKQVRRIRGRTMARWAALDYLQLTGGVDVASDQGELKGPAGVGLQTSFGEDEADSVSYLNVAGFVEAFSENPIVTVVAGARYENHSEFGSSFVPRLVLLRAFGPFSAKALFSRAFRAPGIENISLGADVKPERTTVYELEGTLRFGEGHALSANAFDVAVSDPIIYSYDAVANEELYRNLGRLGSRGVELDYHLKGSWGRLGLSYSFYAPSGRNDVADYQVPGHSNAFTGMPTHKASVTGSFKVLPWVTVSPTVALVGKRYAVDVPDDEGVSAVEELPTQALLNLFVRAENVGTQGLEIGAGVYNITGTNFRIAQPYNGGHAPMPVFSREFMVKLSYLFEPGYTELTD; translated from the coding sequence ATGCGTCTTCCCCCCTGGCACCGTCCCTCCTTGTTGTTGATGCTCCTCGCGGGCGCGCCGCCCGCCCTGGCCCAGTGGGAGGACGTCCCGCCTCCCGCGGCGGCCCGGCCGCCGTCCCCCACGCCGCCCACCGAGGGCACCGCCGAGTCGGTGCCGCTCGAGGAGGACTCGGACGTGCACAGCCAGGTGGCCTCGTTCGCCATCACCAAGCTGCGGGACTCGCCGGCGGTGGTGACGTCGATGACGTCGGAGGAGATTCGCAACTCCGGCGCCCGGGACTTGATGGACCTGTTGCTACAGATTCCCGGTTTCTTCTTCGGCGTGGACACGCAGGGCGCGGTGGGCCCGGGCTTCCGGGGCCTGTGGGGCTACGAGGGCAAGGTGCTGCTGGTGGTGGACGGCAAGGAGCTCAACGAGCAGCTCTACTCCACGATGCAGCTGGGCAACGAGATTCCCGTCGAGCTCATCGAGCGCATCGAGGTGGTGCGTGGTCCCGGCTCGGTCATCTACGGCGGCAACGCGGAGCTGGCGGTCATCAACGTCATCACCCGGGGCGTGCAGGGCAGCACGGACCTGATGTTCTCCGGCACCTACGGCCAGCTCGAGTCGGTCAACGGGCACCGGAGCGTCACGCTGTCGGGTCGCAAGGTGTTCGAGTCCGCGCCGGGGTTGAGCGTGTTCGCGTCCGCGTCGCTGGGGCAGGCGCAGCGCAGCGACGCGCAGTTCCAGGACTTCTTCGGCAACACGGTGGACATGGGGGGCAACACGCGGCTGGACCCCACCACGGTGCAGGCGGGCGTGGGCTACAAGGACTTGCAGCTGAGCGTGCTGTACCAGCGGTTCAACACGTCGGCCATCGTCGCCTACGACGAGGTGCTGGAGGCGCCGGCGAAGACGGACTTCGAGTCGTTCCACGCGGAGCTGAGCAACCGCTTCCGGCCGAGCGACCGGATTGAAATCATCCCGCGCTTCAACCTGACCATCTCCGAGCCGTTCCGGGACGCGGACCAGGCGTCGGAGTACTACTACCAGAAGCAGGTGCGGCGGATTCGCGGCCGGACGATGGCGCGTTGGGCGGCGCTGGACTACCTGCAGCTGACGGGCGGCGTGGACGTGGCCTCGGACCAGGGTGAGCTGAAGGGCCCGGCGGGCGTGGGGCTCCAGACGTCCTTCGGCGAGGACGAGGCGGACAGCGTCTCGTACCTGAACGTGGCGGGCTTCGTGGAGGCGTTCTCGGAGAACCCCATCGTCACGGTGGTGGCGGGCGCGCGGTACGAGAACCACAGCGAGTTCGGCAGCTCGTTCGTGCCGCGGCTGGTGCTCCTGCGCGCCTTCGGGCCGTTCAGCGCGAAGGCGCTCTTCAGCCGCGCGTTCCGGGCGCCGGGCATCGAGAACATCAGCCTGGGCGCGGACGTGAAGCCGGAGCGGACCACGGTGTACGAGCTGGAGGGCACGCTGCGCTTCGGCGAAGGGCACGCGCTGAGCGCGAACGCGTTCGACGTGGCGGTGTCCGACCCCATCATCTACTCGTACGACGCGGTGGCGAACGAGGAGCTGTACCGCAACCTGGGCCGGCTGGGCAGCCGGGGCGTGGAGCTGGACTACCACCTGAAGGGCAGCTGGGGGCGGTTGGGGTTGAGCTACTCGTTCTACGCGCCGTCGGGGCGCAACGACGTGGCGGACTACCAGGTGCCGGGGCACTCCAACGCGTTCACGGGCATGCCCACTCACAAGGCCTCGGTGACGGGCAGCTTCAAGGTGCTGCCCTGGGTGACGGTGAGTCCCACGGTGGCGCTGGTGGGCAAGCGCTACGCTGTGGACGTGCCGGACGACGAGGGTGTGTCGGCGGTGGAGGAGCTGCCCACGCAGGCGCTGCTCAACCTCTTCGTGCGAGCGGAGAACGTGGGCACGCAGGGCCTGGAGATTGGCGCGGGCGTCTACAACATCACCGGGACGAACTTCCGCATCGCCCAGCCCTACAACGGCGGCCACGCGCCCATGCCCGTGTTCTCCCGCGAGTTCATGGTGAAGCTCAGCTACCTCTTCGAGCCGGGCTACACCGAACTGACGGACTGA
- a CDS encoding metallophosphoesterase family protein gives MHIAVISDLHLGRRDVADHFGHEDSAFARFLRVLEGNFERIVLLGDIFETLTSRAPGHQVSELAAARAAHPELVRRFEQPQYHYVHGNHDLVAGTVLGAPEHLLLEADGVRMLFTHGHHHDWIIRKARWFSEAAVWTGAWLRRMRLRAMFRMFQALDARLTPALPDPARCTFQQWALARARDSAADVVVTGHTHQGMRVEHGSQLFLNSGTCSEGRFSFLSLDTRAGRYALHTSW, from the coding sequence ATGCACATCGCGGTGATTTCGGACCTGCACCTGGGCAGACGCGACGTGGCGGACCACTTCGGCCACGAGGACTCCGCCTTCGCCCGCTTCCTGCGCGTGCTGGAGGGGAACTTCGAGCGCATCGTCCTGCTCGGGGACATCTTCGAGACGCTCACCTCCCGCGCCCCCGGGCACCAGGTATCCGAGCTGGCGGCCGCACGCGCCGCCCATCCGGAGCTGGTGCGGCGCTTCGAGCAACCCCAGTACCACTACGTCCACGGCAACCACGACCTGGTGGCCGGCACCGTGCTGGGCGCGCCCGAGCACCTGCTGCTGGAGGCGGACGGCGTGCGGATGCTGTTCACCCACGGTCACCACCACGATTGGATCATCCGCAAGGCGCGCTGGTTCTCCGAGGCCGCGGTGTGGACCGGCGCCTGGCTGCGCCGCATGCGCCTGCGCGCGATGTTCCGCATGTTCCAGGCCCTGGACGCCCGGCTGACGCCCGCGCTGCCGGACCCGGCCCGCTGCACCTTCCAGCAATGGGCCCTGGCCCGCGCGCGAGACAGCGCCGCGGACGTCGTCGTCACCGGCCACACGCACCAGGGCATGCGCGTGGAGCACGGCAGCCAGCTGTTCCTCAACAGCGGCACCTGCTCGGAGGGGCGCTTCTCCTTCCTCAGCCTGGACACCCGCGCCGGCCGGTACGCGCTGCACACCTCGTGGTAG
- a CDS encoding PEGA domain-containing protein, with protein sequence MRQKTWIAVIIVGTLALNAMAYVVVRKRRAADPVPTAPVVAGPTAPPTGTTAPPPRQAEPAAAPPADDANEGLSRALRASGLAALEDRDYDKAVSDFTEALSLRKTPGGDLVELLRIATDLQSRERGRGQQAKAPKEPPARQPARTRASRASARSQKPEDPAVLEEARSGLLLVTSTPPGLVVQVDGKNVDMTPARLSLRVGTYRVALAQGDRKLTDESVEIAEDAVRSVNHDLTEQLAPPPVAAKAAPPPAAIAEPPPAPPSPVTTAPAATPAAATTAPTTVAQAAVSGKGELDITSPSIYGEVWVNNRPYGFPPLIARDIPAGTARVEVRVNGQVKRRMSVAVEPGRRVAVRVR encoded by the coding sequence ATGAGACAGAAGACCTGGATTGCCGTCATCATCGTCGGAACGCTCGCGCTCAACGCCATGGCCTACGTGGTGGTGCGCAAGCGTCGCGCGGCCGACCCCGTCCCGACCGCGCCCGTCGTCGCCGGGCCCACCGCTCCGCCCACGGGCACCACCGCGCCCCCGCCGCGCCAGGCGGAGCCCGCCGCCGCGCCGCCCGCCGACGACGCCAACGAGGGCCTGTCGCGCGCGCTCCGGGCGTCGGGGCTCGCGGCGCTGGAGGACCGCGACTACGACAAGGCCGTCAGCGACTTCACCGAGGCGTTGAGCCTGCGCAAGACGCCCGGCGGCGACCTCGTCGAGCTGCTGCGCATCGCCACCGACCTCCAGTCCCGCGAGCGCGGCCGGGGGCAGCAGGCCAAGGCACCCAAGGAGCCGCCCGCGAGACAGCCGGCGCGCACCCGCGCCTCGCGCGCGTCGGCGCGCTCGCAGAAGCCCGAGGACCCCGCGGTGCTGGAGGAGGCGAGGAGCGGCCTGTTGCTGGTGACGTCCACGCCGCCGGGGCTGGTGGTGCAGGTGGACGGCAAGAACGTGGACATGACGCCCGCGCGGCTGTCGCTGCGCGTGGGGACCTACCGCGTGGCGCTCGCCCAGGGCGACCGCAAGCTGACGGACGAGTCGGTGGAGATCGCCGAGGACGCGGTGCGCTCGGTGAACCACGACCTGACGGAGCAGCTCGCGCCGCCGCCGGTGGCCGCGAAGGCCGCGCCGCCTCCCGCCGCCATCGCCGAGCCTCCGCCCGCGCCCCCCTCGCCGGTGACCACCGCGCCCGCCGCGACGCCCGCCGCCGCCACCACCGCGCCGACGACGGTGGCCCAGGCCGCGGTGTCGGGCAAGGGTGAGCTCGACATCACCTCGCCCTCCATCTACGGCGAGGTCTGGGTCAACAACCGCCCCTACGGCTTCCCTCCCCTCATCGCGCGGGACATCCCCGCGGGCACCGCTCGCGTGGAGGTCCGCGTCAACGGCCAGGTGAAGCGCCGCATGAGCGTCGCCGTCGAGCCAGGCCGTCGCGTCGCCGTCCGCGTGCGCTGA
- a CDS encoding serine/threonine-protein kinase, with amino-acid sequence MKFVTGKSRVAAAVFPPISPQQLGTNLSALLKAAGNGGLLDLFSDATGELYLRDYLVSEGGTALWGITLRINLEQFGRMPAVFKQEVEELLSRQVSRLFEEFPEHRVARVQVAPLLLPATETEPAVEAYDPVKGFATPEDFYLARELEVLGDPERGGFARVVRARRRHLDIEVAIKFFDPHPLAVDTAERRDKARNRLIREGGLLASIRHPNVVRLQDYTLVAGDPVLVLEYIQGRTLDALRQERGPLPFTEAVGYVGQVLDALATCHDRGIIHRDVAPKNVVVEAGGRAVLIDFGLGVSEEFRAGTRLTTQPMGTPGFKAPELEDDPLRAHPTVDIFSTGALLAFLLTGRPPRLGFPPALPDAGTAFTQLVSRTLDLDPDKRPSSARGLRDELLAFIQPATSSVAASTDVGLLDPDVVEALGIRSSTPRDDNLGAFIHHLRVAVQSLAGHPHQAAGLATLLTAARTHLDTLLPIKQPESRRETKKLERAMSRVLAILSGSLQAPPPAQVAQSFAQAMSHGWLTQGTYDAWAPGMESGTGWRNIYSATSLGLRWLKHHARFHPTAVTDASAPGTSRS; translated from the coding sequence GTGAAATTCGTGACGGGGAAATCAAGGGTCGCGGCGGCCGTTTTCCCTCCCATTTCTCCCCAACAACTCGGGACCAACCTCTCCGCGCTCCTCAAGGCAGCGGGCAATGGGGGTCTGCTCGACCTCTTCAGTGATGCCACGGGTGAGCTCTACCTCCGGGATTACCTTGTCTCGGAAGGCGGTACTGCCCTCTGGGGCATCACCCTGCGGATCAACCTCGAGCAATTCGGAAGAATGCCCGCGGTGTTCAAACAGGAGGTTGAAGAGCTCCTCTCCAGGCAGGTGTCGAGACTCTTCGAGGAGTTTCCCGAACACCGGGTCGCAAGGGTGCAGGTCGCCCCTCTGCTACTTCCCGCCACTGAGACTGAACCTGCCGTTGAGGCCTACGACCCCGTCAAGGGATTCGCCACACCGGAAGACTTCTACCTGGCGCGAGAGTTGGAAGTATTGGGCGACCCCGAGCGCGGAGGCTTCGCACGCGTCGTTCGAGCCAGGCGCCGTCATCTGGATATCGAAGTCGCCATCAAGTTCTTCGACCCGCATCCCTTGGCCGTGGATACGGCCGAGCGGCGCGACAAGGCGCGGAATCGCTTGATTCGAGAAGGGGGTCTCCTCGCCTCCATCCGACACCCCAACGTCGTCCGGCTCCAGGACTACACCCTGGTTGCCGGCGACCCTGTCCTGGTCCTCGAATACATCCAGGGCCGTACTCTCGACGCGCTCCGCCAGGAGCGGGGCCCACTCCCGTTCACCGAGGCCGTTGGCTATGTCGGGCAGGTCCTCGACGCACTCGCCACGTGTCATGACCGAGGCATCATCCACCGCGATGTCGCCCCCAAGAATGTCGTCGTGGAAGCGGGAGGGCGCGCGGTCCTCATCGACTTCGGATTGGGCGTCTCCGAGGAGTTCAGGGCGGGAACACGGTTGACCACCCAGCCCATGGGGACGCCTGGCTTCAAGGCACCCGAACTCGAAGACGACCCACTTCGGGCTCACCCCACGGTCGACATCTTCTCGACCGGAGCACTCCTGGCTTTCCTGCTCACGGGCCGCCCTCCCCGCCTGGGGTTCCCCCCGGCGCTCCCCGATGCCGGCACCGCGTTCACGCAGCTCGTGAGCAGAACCCTCGACCTGGACCCCGACAAGAGGCCCTCTTCCGCTCGAGGGCTGCGCGATGAATTGCTCGCCTTCATCCAGCCAGCAACGAGCTCCGTTGCGGCGAGCACGGATGTCGGGCTGCTCGATCCGGATGTCGTGGAGGCACTGGGCATCAGGTCGTCGACACCTCGCGATGACAACCTGGGCGCGTTCATCCACCATCTGCGAGTGGCCGTGCAGTCCCTCGCGGGGCATCCGCATCAAGCTGCCGGGCTCGCCACCCTGCTCACCGCGGCGAGAACCCACCTCGATACGCTTCTCCCCATCAAGCAACCCGAGAGCCGCCGGGAGACCAAGAAGCTCGAGCGGGCCATGAGCCGGGTCCTGGCCATCCTCTCGGGCTCGCTCCAGGCCCCGCCCCCAGCCCAGGTCGCCCAGTCCTTCGCCCAGGCCATGAGCCATGGATGGCTCACGCAGGGCACCTATGATGCCTGGGCGCCTGGAATGGAATCCGGCACGGGCTGGCGCAACATCTACTCCGCCACCAGCTTGGGGCTGCGCTGGCTCAAACACCACGCCAGGTTCCACCCCACCGCTGTCACCGACGCCTCGGCACCAGGGACCTCACGCTCCTGA
- a CDS encoding glycoside hydrolase family 16 protein, with protein MTTRRLLPWLAALGALACDPARNGRADPPPTTAQPSHGDWRLVWQDEFDGPQGTLPSPERWQADVGGDGWGNGQYEHNTARAENASLDGEGHLLITARRERYGGNDYTSARLNTRGRFERTYGRFEARIQLPTGKGIWPAFWMLGADFPQVGWPACGEIDIMEHRGQLPAIVRGSLHGPGYSGGQNVGAEHVVSGGRLYEDFHVYAVEWDPERIRWLVDDFVYFEATPKDLPAGRRWVFDHPHFLILNVAVGGNFVGPVDGTTQFPQVMRVDYVRVYARAVE; from the coding sequence ATGACGACTCGCCGCCTTCTCCCGTGGCTCGCGGCCCTGGGGGCCCTGGCATGTGACCCGGCCCGCAACGGACGCGCCGACCCGCCGCCCACCACGGCGCAGCCTTCCCACGGGGACTGGCGGCTGGTGTGGCAGGACGAGTTCGACGGTCCCCAGGGCACCCTGCCCTCCCCGGAGCGATGGCAGGCGGACGTGGGCGGCGACGGTTGGGGCAATGGCCAGTACGAGCACAACACGGCTCGGGCGGAGAACGCGTCGCTGGATGGCGAGGGCCACCTGCTCATCACCGCGCGGCGCGAGCGGTACGGCGGCAACGACTACACCTCCGCGCGCCTCAACACGCGCGGGCGCTTCGAGCGCACCTACGGCCGCTTCGAGGCGCGCATCCAGCTGCCCACGGGCAAGGGCATCTGGCCCGCGTTCTGGATGCTCGGCGCGGACTTCCCTCAGGTGGGTTGGCCCGCGTGCGGTGAAATCGACATCATGGAGCACCGGGGCCAGCTGCCCGCCATCGTCCGGGGCTCGCTGCACGGGCCGGGCTATTCCGGCGGCCAGAACGTCGGCGCCGAGCACGTCGTCAGCGGCGGCAGGCTGTACGAGGACTTCCACGTCTACGCGGTGGAGTGGGACCCCGAGCGCATCCGCTGGCTGGTGGACGACTTCGTCTACTTCGAGGCGACGCCCAAGGACCTGCCGGCGGGCCGGCGCTGGGTCTTCGACCATCCCCACTTCCTCATCCTGAACGTCGCGGTGGGCGGCAACTTCGTGGGCCCGGTGGACGGCACCACGCAATTCCCCCAGGTGATGCGCGTGGACTACGTGCGCGTCTACGCGAGGGCGGTGGAATGA
- a CDS encoding serine/threonine-protein kinase, whose protein sequence is MAHIFLASIDGPDGFSKPCVIKRVLPEYATLEPFSRMFADEAKVAALLTHPNIVQVFDFGKIDGQYYLAMEWIQGQSLDRVLRHAWKSAFPLGQRVAVDVGIAVADALAYAHSKTLPDGTPLKLVHRDVTPGNVLVSRDGIVKLADFGIVKSAVNVERTSVGVVKGKYAYMSPEQITNRELDHRSDLFSLGIVLYEASTGRRLFKRDTVEATIIAATQAQVTPPSEVAPGFAPELERIILRLLQKDPEARYQSARELALDLERFRASQNWTSGGRELATLVTSLFPPDKTGQHATALSTFGSSQASGLTNERTPGSSSPRPAPPPEERTSPTARGPVPGSGSLSLAPVEAAAPFPWAIVATAGFAALATAMFWYFVA, encoded by the coding sequence ATGGCCCATATCTTCCTGGCCTCCATCGACGGGCCGGATGGCTTCTCCAAGCCGTGCGTCATCAAGCGCGTGCTGCCGGAGTACGCCACCCTGGAGCCCTTCAGCCGGATGTTCGCGGACGAGGCGAAGGTCGCCGCGCTCCTGACGCATCCCAACATCGTCCAGGTCTTCGACTTCGGGAAGATCGACGGCCAGTACTACCTGGCCATGGAGTGGATCCAAGGCCAGTCGCTGGACCGGGTGCTGCGGCACGCGTGGAAGTCGGCCTTCCCGCTGGGGCAGCGGGTGGCGGTGGACGTGGGCATCGCGGTGGCGGACGCGCTGGCGTACGCGCATTCGAAGACGCTGCCGGACGGCACGCCGCTGAAGCTGGTGCACCGCGACGTGACGCCGGGCAACGTGCTGGTGTCGCGCGACGGCATCGTCAAGCTGGCGGACTTCGGCATCGTGAAGAGCGCCGTCAACGTCGAGCGCACCAGCGTGGGCGTGGTGAAGGGCAAGTACGCGTACATGTCCCCGGAGCAGATCACCAACCGGGAGCTGGACCACCGCTCGGACCTGTTCTCGCTGGGCATCGTGCTGTACGAGGCGTCCACGGGGCGGCGGCTGTTCAAGCGCGACACGGTGGAGGCCACCATCATCGCCGCCACGCAGGCCCAGGTGACGCCGCCGTCGGAGGTCGCGCCCGGCTTCGCGCCGGAGCTGGAGCGCATCATCCTGCGCCTGCTGCAGAAGGACCCGGAGGCCCGCTACCAGAGCGCCCGCGAGCTGGCGCTGGACCTGGAGCGCTTCCGCGCGTCGCAGAACTGGACGTCCGGCGGCCGAGAGCTGGCCACGCTGGTGACGTCGTTGTTCCCCCCGGACAAGACGGGCCAGCACGCCACGGCGCTGTCGACGTTCGGCTCGTCGCAGGCCAGCGGCCTCACCAACGAGCGCACGCCGGGCTCGAGCTCGCCGCGGCCCGCGCCGCCTCCCGAGGAGCGCACGTCGCCCACCGCGCGCGGGCCGGTGCCCGGCAGCGGGTCGCTGTCGCTCGCGCCCGTCGAGGCCGCGGCGCCCTTTCCCTGGGCCATCGTGGCGACGGCCGGGTTCGCCGCGCTGGCGACCGCCATGTTCTGGTACTTCGTCGCCTGA
- a CDS encoding ROK family transcriptional regulator, with protein sequence MKVGTAALTVDAAGMRAQNSSLLLNMIWRERQISRAEIARRTELSPSTVSAIVADLEHSGLVRSIGAGVSRGGRRPTLIGFRDDAFNIIGVELGATHVTVVLTDLRGRVRTSRNASQQVRNDPEGTLKAVRALVQECLDAERVPKRSVVGMGVAVPSPVHPSTPGKMSPLILPAWRGYDVQETLRGTFDMPVFVDNDANLGALSECYWGAGVGGEDLTYIKLATGIGSGHIIHGDVYRGAGGTAGEIGHIAVDSAGPPCLCGLRGCLVTLIGSGALVERARELMGTKGRKAPTIKEIVEGARAGDPAARTVIDGLGQYLGIAVAGLLNLLNPAIVVLGGEISSVGDLLLDPLRASVRKRALSTSMAETRIVTSALGDKAIAVGAATLVLQAALRNRVLFPPQHVGRTPA encoded by the coding sequence ATGAAAGTGGGAACGGCGGCACTGACGGTCGACGCGGCGGGCATGCGGGCGCAGAACAGCAGCCTGCTGCTCAACATGATCTGGCGCGAGCGCCAGATTTCCCGGGCGGAGATTGCCCGGCGCACGGAGCTCAGCCCGTCGACCGTGTCCGCCATCGTCGCGGACCTGGAGCACTCCGGCCTGGTGCGCAGCATCGGCGCCGGGGTGTCTCGCGGCGGCCGCCGGCCCACGCTCATCGGCTTCCGGGATGACGCCTTCAACATCATCGGCGTGGAGCTGGGCGCCACCCACGTCACCGTCGTCCTCACGGACCTGCGTGGACGCGTGCGAACCTCGCGCAACGCGTCGCAGCAGGTGCGCAACGACCCGGAGGGCACGCTGAAGGCCGTGCGCGCCCTGGTGCAGGAGTGCCTGGACGCCGAGCGCGTGCCCAAGCGCTCCGTGGTGGGCATGGGCGTGGCGGTGCCCAGCCCCGTGCACCCGTCCACGCCGGGGAAGATGTCGCCGCTCATCCTGCCGGCGTGGCGCGGCTACGACGTGCAGGAGACGCTGCGCGGCACGTTCGACATGCCCGTGTTCGTGGACAACGACGCGAACCTGGGCGCGCTGTCGGAGTGCTACTGGGGCGCGGGCGTGGGGGGCGAGGACCTGACGTACATCAAGCTGGCCACGGGCATCGGCTCCGGCCACATCATCCACGGGGACGTCTACCGGGGCGCGGGCGGCACGGCGGGGGAGATTGGCCACATCGCCGTCGACTCCGCGGGCCCGCCGTGCCTGTGCGGTCTGCGCGGCTGCCTGGTGACGCTCATCGGGTCGGGGGCGCTGGTGGAGCGCGCCCGCGAGCTGATGGGGACCAAGGGCCGCAAGGCGCCCACCATCAAGGAGATCGTCGAGGGCGCTCGCGCGGGAGACCCGGCGGCGCGGACCGTCATCGACGGGCTGGGCCAGTACCTGGGCATCGCCGTGGCGGGCCTGCTCAACCTGCTCAACCCCGCCATCGTCGTGCTCGGCGGGGAGATTTCGTCCGTGGGCGACCTCCTGCTGGACCCCTTGCGCGCCTCGGTGCGCAAGCGCGCGCTGTCCACCTCCATGGCGGAGACGCGCATCGTGACGTCCGCGCTGGGTGACAAGGCCATCGCGGTGGGCGCCGCCACGCTCGTGCTCCAGGCCGCCTTGCGCAATCGCGTGCTGTTTCCACCTCAACACGTCGGAAGGACCCCTGCATGA
- a CDS encoding imm11 family protein: MFRRLTQALRRLTRRIPGAGGDVPSSRETLFAHPAPQEDRPRPRPAARRASARSARPTRYFDLHDDFRHPARRELSDPVGPDGRKSDSVWLFTSGAPVEPPRGRLRVTPTPEGPPLDFSLAGAGLTPVVHARAATVFRELAPDDVQLLPVDVEGTREPYFVLVATRLVPCIDDRACAEASRYTADEVPAERVGHYRTVRGLRIDARKAAGVRVLRTWGWPVSLIVSEGIKEALEHAGVTGLRFAEVTAPPTPSRRRKARRKSRR, encoded by the coding sequence ATGTTCAGGCGGCTCACCCAAGCGCTCCGGAGATTGACCCGGCGCATCCCGGGCGCCGGAGGGGACGTCCCCTCCTCCCGGGAGACGCTCTTCGCCCACCCCGCGCCCCAGGAGGACCGGCCCCGCCCGAGGCCCGCCGCCCGCAGGGCCTCCGCCCGCTCCGCGCGCCCCACCCGCTACTTCGACCTGCACGACGACTTCCGCCACCCCGCCCGGCGCGAGCTGAGCGACCCGGTGGGCCCCGACGGCCGCAAGTCCGACTCCGTCTGGCTCTTCACCTCCGGCGCCCCCGTCGAGCCGCCGCGCGGCCGGCTCCGGGTGACGCCCACCCCCGAGGGCCCACCGCTGGACTTCTCCCTCGCCGGCGCGGGCCTCACGCCCGTCGTCCACGCCCGCGCCGCCACCGTCTTCCGCGAGCTGGCCCCCGACGACGTCCAGCTGCTCCCCGTCGACGTGGAGGGCACCCGCGAGCCCTACTTCGTCCTCGTCGCCACCCGGCTGGTGCCCTGCATCGACGACCGGGCCTGCGCCGAGGCCTCCCGCTACACCGCGGACGAGGTCCCCGCCGAAAGGGTGGGTCACTACCGCACCGTGCGCGGCCTGCGCATCGACGCCCGGAAGGCCGCCGGTGTCCGCGTCCTGCGCACCTGGGGGTGGCCCGTCAGCCTCATCGTCTCCGAGGGCATCAAGGAGGCCCTGGAGCACGCGGGCGTCACCGGCCTGCGCTTCGCCGAGGTCACGGCCCCTCCCACCCCCTCCCGCCGCCGCAAGGCCCGCCGCAAGTCGCGGCGATGA